A genomic region of Candidatus Aquicultor sp. contains the following coding sequences:
- the dut gene encoding dUTP diphosphatase, whose amino-acid sequence MRINIKMLDADMPAPEYAHEGDAGCDLRSRIDQIIPPGERALIPSGAAIAIPDGYAGFVQPRSGLALKHGISIVNTPGLIDSKYRGEIGVIIINTDTSAPFEIRRGDKIAQLVIQRVEQVTFNVVDELDDTVRGAGGFGSTGV is encoded by the coding sequence TTGCGCATTAATATCAAAATGCTTGATGCAGATATGCCAGCGCCGGAATATGCTCACGAGGGAGACGCCGGTTGCGACCTGCGCAGCCGGATCGATCAGATCATTCCACCGGGGGAGCGGGCGCTTATACCATCGGGCGCAGCTATTGCAATACCAGATGGTTATGCGGGTTTTGTACAACCGCGAAGCGGGCTTGCGCTTAAACACGGGATCAGCATTGTCAACACACCCGGGCTTATCGACAGCAAATACAGGGGAGAGATCGGCGTCATTATCATTAACACCGATACATCAGCTCCTTTTGAGATACGGCGTGGGGACAAGATAGCCCAGCTCGTTATCCAGAGGGTAGAGCAGGTAACATTTAACGTCGTTGATGAGCTTGATGACACCGTTCGGGGTGCGGGTGGTTTCGGTAGTACCGGCGTATAA